A window of Roseiflexus castenholzii DSM 13941 genomic DNA:
GTTGATCCATCGCTTGAGGCGTCTCTGCCACCGGGGCAGGGTCAGGCGGCGCAGGGCGCGGCGCGCGTTCTTCAACAAAGCGCGGCGGGCGGGCGACCCGCATTTCAATCGGCGCCTGCGATTGTGGCTGGGATTTCGGCGCAGCAGGAGGAGGTGGAGCAGGCTGCTGCGGTGTTGATGCCGCAGCACACTCCTGCATTCGTTGCGCTACCCAGGCGCGCGCTGCGTCTACAACGGCAGCGGCGGGATCGGCGGGCTGTGGGGCGTCACCCGCTTTGGACGGAGCAATAGACGATGCGGCGCTCACGGAAGGCGGTGCTACTGTTGGCGTTGGAGTGACCGATGGCGCAGCGCCTGCGTTGGGAGCGGCAACCGATGAAGCTTGTCTTGCCGGAGACACGTTCGCCTTCGTCGCCGCCGACCACGCTTCGGGTTGCGCGGGAGACGGCGCAGCGCTCACTTCCGTGAGTATCGTCGTCGTGACCACATCGGCGCCGCGGGAAGCGAGCGATGACGTATCTTCGGATGCAGCAGAGACGTCTGGACCTTCGGATGTCCCTCTGGATGCTGGCAGTCCTGGAGCGAACACCCCAGGAGGCTCAGGCGCAGGGTCAGGAGCGGGTACAATCGGAGGTGTCGGCGTCGTTTCACCGGCAGACGCCGACACTGCCTGGTCACGACGCCGTTGCTCATCGGTGCGCAGGCGTTCCATCCAGGCAGCGGGAGAACGATCGAATGCTGCGACAGGTTCCGGCGACGCGGATGGAACGGCGGGCGTGGACTCCTGAAGCGGTGTTTGGCGGGCAACCGGCGCCTTGCCTCCCTGATCCTCAACCGGCGCTGGCGGCGCCGACACTGCGGCGGCGGCGTTATCAGCAGGTTCTGGCGGCGCGACCGGTGCAATACCGCTGCCGTCCTCGACCGGCTCAGGCAGCGCTGCTGTTTCCCGACGAGCACGCCGGTGCTCATCGGTGCGCAGGCGTTCCATCCAGGCAGCGGGAGAACGATCGAATGCTGCGACAGGTTCCGGCGACGCAGATAGAAGAGCGGACGGAGATTCTCGCGTCGATGTTCGAGGCTCTGGCTGTGCGCTAACCGGCGCACTGTCCACAGGAACCGGCATGGCGCGTGTGTTGACGTCATCAGGCGCGTGGCTTGCTCCAGACACAACGGGAAGCGATGATGGCGGCAGCGTTGTATCTGGCGTCACCGGTTCGGCAGGAGACGCGACCGTCCCGCCACCGGCGACCGGCTCTGGCGATGCGGGCGCTTCTGGCGCGTCCCCACGCGCAACCGGCGTCGGCGCGACCATGCCCGCCCCAGGTTCGCGCCCACCGGCGACCGGCTCTGGCGATGCGGGCGCTTCTGGCGCGCCCCCACGCGCAACCGGCGTCGGCGCGACCATGCCCGCCCCAGGTTCGCGCCCACCGGCGAGCGGAACAGACATCGGCGACAAGTCCCACAGCCACACCGCCGCGCGCGCTCGCCGGGGAGTCATCGGCGCTTGCCCGATTGCCCACAGAATCGGTTGGTCTACCGCCGCGCGCGACGCGAGCGGCGCCCGTCCGGCGAGCGCGCGCGCAAGGCGCATATGGCGGCGTAGACGCATTATCAACATCCGATGGATCATCGCATTACCCGACCGTCATTCCATTGTGCGTCAGTTCGAGCGTTTCCACCGCCGCTTCTGTCGAGGCGGCAGTAAATTGCGGACCGGTCCATTTGATCGGATACGCCTCGATGAAGTTCCAGCGAAACAATTCCTTCCCTGCCGAGTCGTACATGATGACCGTCACATTCCGCCGATCAATCGAGCCACGCGCAATCTTGAGAAACCACTGCAACAGTTCATTCGAACTGGTCATGCCGCGCTTGAGGGTGATATTGCCAATCTTCGTGCGACCCGGCAAACGGTGAACAAAGTCGTTGTTGCCACCCTCTTCGTATTCTGTGATCTCGGTTTCGACCTGCAAACCGCTGACTTCGGTGAACACCGCATGCGGCACGCCAGCAATCTCGACATAGAATCGGTAGGAAGGATACGCTTCTTCCGTCGTCGGCATGGATCACCTCTTCCGTCGTTGCCTGCCGACACTCACGCCTCTGGCGCGTTCCAGGCGCGCTTCCTCGCGCATGAGGCGGTACACCCGGTCGGCGAGCGCCTCGATGTCGATTCTGGTATCGTGTTGGTCGGATCGCTCCTGTGATGGTGAGCGATCCGGCATCTCATCAGAATGCCGGGATGTTGGTTGAGGCATCAACGTCATCCTGTCTTCTCGTGGACCCCGACATCGATAGCAAACCGCGCGCCGCATGCGGGGCATTGTGTTTCGACCAGGTGCGGAGCGGCGGCGTTGATCTGGATGTACAGGTCCTGCAAATAGAGAAAATCGGTCGCAAACAGGCGCTCCACGATGGCTGGCGTGATGACGCCGATTGTGCCGAGGCGGGTGATCACCCGGCTCAGCAGCAGAATGCTGAGATACGCCTCGTTGCGCTGCACCCGCGAATCTTCGAGCGGTTCGATCTCGTCGATTGCTGTTGCACGACGCATCGATCCTTCGCGGTGCAGGTTTCCCTGCTCATCGACGTAGCCGCAGGGCAGCACAAATGAGAATTCAGTTTGTAGCATGGTGTCATTCCAGCCAGGCGCGACGCCGGTTCTGACGCCGGTTCTGACGCCGGTCCTGACGCCGGTCTGAGACCGGCGTCTACGGTGACCGCCCCCAACGCCGATTCGACGCCGGTCCTGACGCCGGTTCTGACGCCGGTCTGAGACCGGCGTCTACGGTGACCGCCCCCAACGCCGATTCGACGCCGGTCCTGACGCCGGTCTGAGACCGGGTTGCCGACGCCGGTCTGAGACCGGCGTCTACGGTGACCGCCCCCCAAACGCCGATTCGACGCCGGTTCTGACGCCGGTTCTGACGCCGGTCTGAGACCGGCGTCTACGGTGACCGCCCCCAACGCCGATTCAACGCCGGTTCTGACGCCGGTCTGAGACCGGGTTGCCGACGCCGGTCTGAGACCGGCGTCTACTGGACGCGCTCGTATCCTTCGTGGACGATTTCGAGCGTTTCAATCGCCACTTCGTTGTTGGTTGCGTTGGCGTCCGGTCCGGTTAACTTGCTGGGCCATGCGTTGACGAATTTCCAGCGCGCGACCGGTTCGCCTTTGGTGTTGAACATGGTAATCGTGCCGTTGCGCCGCGCTCCCTGAATATCTCCCTCTTCGACCATCTTGCGCCATTTCCACATGTCCATGGCGTCGGTGATGCCGCGTTTGAGAGTGACGTTGTTCCATTTCATGCGACCGGGGATTTTCTTGATGATGTACTTCCCGTCGGGTCCGCTGGCTTTGCTCTCGACCACTTCGTTCTCGCTGCCGAGACCGGTACATTCGCGGAAGGCGCCCACGACGCCGTCACCGAAATCAACGCCGAACCATGCTGAAATCAGAGGGTCTTTGTCGGTCATTGGTTTCTCCTTTTATGCTTATGCCCCGCCGCCAGCGAACTGGCTGAAGCGGAAGATGACGAACTCGGCGGGTTTGACTGGCGCCAGCCCGACTTCGATGATCAGTTTGCCCTGATCGCGCACTTCGGGCGGGTTCAGTTCTTCGTCACACTTGACATAGAACGCCTCGCGCGGTGTCAGACCAAACAGCATGCCATCACGCCAGCAGACGGTCAGGAACGCTTCCACGTCACGCTTGACGCGCGCCCACAGGTTGGGGTCGTTCGGCTCGAAGACAACCCACTGCGTCCCGCGTTCGATTGACTTCTCGACGTAGTTGAAAAGACGCCGCACATTGACGTAGCGCCAGGCGGCATCGCTGGAGAGGGTGCGTGCACCCCAGACCCGCAACCCCATACCGGTGAACGACCGGATGCAGTTGACCCCAATCGGGTTGAGCACATCCTGCTCGCCTTTCGTGATCGCAATCGCCGGTCCAAGCGCACCCTGAACAACCTCGTTCGCCGGCGCTTTGTGGACGCCGCGCGTATTGTCGTTGCGCGCCCAGATGCCCGCAATGTGTCCGCACGGCGGAATCTCCATCTCCGTCTTGCCGTCCGGTCCCATGATTTTGAGCCAGGGGTAGTAGAGCACGGCAAACTTCGAGTCGTAGTTCGTGTCGCGCTCGCGCCACTGCTTGACCTGCTGCGGCGTCAGACCAGGAAGCGGATCGAGAATGACCATGCGATCCTGCATGCGTTCGGCGTGGGCAATCATCGCCAGTTGGACAGCTTTGACTCCTTCTTTCGTGATTGCGCCCGACTGATAGGCTGCCATCAGGTCTGGCGCGCAGATCATGGTCACATCCTCGGCGATCTCCAATCCCTCGACACCGCTGCGCTCGGCGGCGCTACCGACGAATGTCGTCGCATCCACGCGCGCCGGAACGATCGGCGCCAGCGGCTTGATGACCGACATGCCAAACTCCGGCACACGGTCCGCCAGCGAGCCGGTCGCCGGTCCTTCAGCGACCTGCACCAGCGTGCTGGAACTGTTGATCTTCTCGACCACGTAAGAGGTTCCATCTTTTGGTCGTTTGTTGAACGACACATTCTCGTAGACTTCCTTCACTTCCCCCATGCTGATTTTGACCGTAAACGCTTCGGGAGGCGGATTTTCGCCAACCGGCGGACCGATCTCCACTTGAATGTCGCTGGCAGTTTCGCTCTTGGGTGTGACAATCAGCGAGGTCAGCGCCTTCGAGGCCCGCGTCGGGAGTTCGAGGCGCGGCGGAGGAGGCGCTTTGCCGTCCGCCTGCTGCGGGATGCGCGTCACATAGCACCGACCGCCGCCGTTGAGAAAGTAGCCGTAGACGGCATGCGACAGATAGGCGCCATCCATGTGTGGGTTGCGCCGCCCGCTTTCATCGAGACGACCAAACTTCTCGACATACTGCGTCCAACTGGTCACCAGCACAGGTTGATTAACGGGACCGGCAGCGGCGAACCCGACGAACGCCGCCATTGCCGTGCCAACCCCCTCAATCGGACGCGGACCGCTGCTGACTTCTTCGATGTAGACGCCAGGCGAGAGATACTCAGGCATGAACCGCTCCTTTCAATCCAGCAAGATGTCGTATGAGTCCGACGGTGTTGCGAATGTTGCGATGTGGACGCTCCCATCAGGGCGTGTTACCCGCAGGGTCACTTCCCCCAGCGGGATGTGACTCAGCGCATATCTGCCTTCGCTATCCGTAACCGTTTCGATTGCACCTCCTTCGATGGCAACCGTCACTCCCGAGAGCGGCGCGCCGGCATGATCACGCACGGTTCCGCCAATCCGAAGCAACTCCGTGGACGCGGCGGCATCGGTTCGCTGCCGGACGCGCAGCGTTCGCGTCAGCACCAGCGGTGAATCGATGACGATGTCAAGATCGACCGGAACCGTCACCACGTAGAGCAATGAGGCGCGCGGCGCCTGTTCGAGCGCATTCCACACATCGAGCAGACGCAGACTCTCCTCGGCAGTGGCGATTTTGGTTGTCACCTGCGGTTCATCAACCAGCGCCATCATTGCCGCACGCGCCGCCGAACCGATTTCAGCAGATGCGAGGGCGCTGCGCAGGTCGCGCAGCGTGGTGCGTTCGCCAGCCCCGGCAAGCGCCATGAACCGCGCTTCTTCTGCAACGTATCCCTCGCGTCCTGCAATGACCGCCATGGCTGCCGCCAGCGACGATGGCGGCAACGACGGAAAACGCAGCAGAGTGGCGAGCACGCGATAGATCAGCAGATGCTCATCCGCAGCGACCGTGGCGAACACCGTCACCATGTAGCGCAGATCGAAGCGGCGCATCGGCATACGGTACGATGCACTGCCGCCGCCGCGCATCACCGGCATGTTCGTCTGGCGCAGATCGACGTTTTCGTCGATATCGAACAAGTACAGGTTGATCGTCGGGCGCACCAGTGAACTGACCCACTCCTTCGTCGGGCGCTCGAAACGCACGTCTACTTCATCCGCCGGGATCAAGCCCCGGTTCAGAATCATGTGACGAATGGCAAGATGGACATCTGCGATCATGGTTGGTCACTTGTGCGATGCCGCAGCGCCTGCGCGCGAAACACGATCAGATTGCGCACCTGAATAAGCCAGCGCACGAAATTGCGGTAATCGTCCTCATCACGGCAAGCGGCGATCCCTGCGCGCACGATGCGCGCAATCTGCGGGAAACCGCGCTTTTCCAACTCTTCGACCAGTTCCTCAGGCATGGCGCCGGCGCGTTCCAGGCTGATTTCGTTGGCGGTCGTCAGCATACGATTGAACATCGGCAGCGGCACTCCCGCCTCTTCGACCTGCATCGCCATTGCTGCACTTCCGATCCCCTGCAACGCCAGTGGCAATCGTCCTTCTTCGTCGCGCAATCCTTCAGCAAACAGTTCCGTCAGATCGAGCGCGAGTTGCTCCTGGCGCGTATAATCGCGGTGCGGATTGATCGGCATAATTGCCCCTCTCTTCAGCATGCCTACGGCGTTGCGGGTTGCGGCTGCGCTGTTGGCACAGCCGATGGCACATCGATAGCGGTCAGCATCGTATGCCCGCTCGGCAGGTTCAGCGTGCTGGCTTTGAAATCCTGCTCGGTGCGCCAGACGGTGTCGCCGGTGGCAACGTCGTGGATCTGGATACGGTTGCCGCTGATGGCCATCGCCATCACATAGTGCGCTGTATCACCGACGCTGCCGCCAACAACGATCGGCACGAAGATACCAGCCGCCAGGTTGGTTCTCAGCACGTCGAGCGCCGCGTCAAGCGTCATCTGCGTGCCGACGATCTGCGTCTGATAGGTTACGCCGGTTGCGCCAGAGAGCGCATTCATTTCCGCCTCGACCCACGCGCCGCCTGTCGGCTGGGTGCGATCGGTCGCCGGATTACCGGTTCCCGCAGCGGCATGGGTGTCGAGGATCGCCTTTTGCTCACCGGCAAGCATCTGATTGGGAATCGTGTCCGGCGCGCTGACGGCATGTTCCGACGCCTGTTCGATCGGCCCGGCGGAGCGCAACGCCAGAGCATAGATCGGGTCGGCTGAGGCGCGGATGACTTGCACCGACGTGGGACCGCAACTGTTGCCATATTGCTGAATAATGCCGCGCTCGACGCCGTCCGCTTCGTTCAGGTCTACCACATTCAGGTTGCGCAACAACCAGTTGTCGCTCAGTCCGCGGATCGTGGCGGCAAAGTCGGCGATGTCGCTCAGTGAGCGACTGGCTGCCAGCGCCTTGCACAGAAAGGCGCGTTCCATACTGGAACCCGCACTCTGCAACAAGGCGCGGAAGGCGGTGTACTCATCGTCGGAAAGCGCCATGACTGCTGGTTCGATCCGCGATGCCTGGTGTGCTGTCAGCACGCCGGGCTGGATATGCGCAGCAACCATTAAACGGTCTTCATTCGTCCAGCGCTCGACCGGCTGCGGCTGCGGTCCTGGAGGTTGTGGTTGCGGTCCCGGCGGCTGCGGTCCTGGCGCTCCCGACTCCAGCGCCCCCCAGGTCAACGGTCCAATAATCCCGTCGGGCGCCAGCCCGCGACTCTTCTGAAACGCAATCGTCGCCTGGCGCGTCTTCGGTCCAAAGATGCCGTCTACTGCCAAAGGCGGCGCTGCGCCATGCTGGTTGAGCAACTGCTGCGCATCAGCGACATCCGGTCCCTGGCTGCCGTAACTGATCATACGCCTGCCGCCGCTCTGCAAACCGCTGGAGGGTGGTGACTGCATGGTTTCGGGAAGTCCCAGATTCGCACCGACACCTTGAAGATCGGGCAGCGTCTGCCGCTGCACCCGCACCGCGCCGCCGGTCTGCTGGATGGTGTGGGTCAATTCGTGCGCCAACAGGGCGCGCCCCTCGTCGCTGCCCGGCTGATACTGC
This region includes:
- a CDS encoding eCIS core domain-containing protein → MLIMRLRRHMRLARALAGRAPLASRAAVDQPILWAIGQAPMTPRRARAAVWLWDLSPMSVPLAGGREPGAGMVAPTPVARGGAPEAPASPEPVAGGREPGAGMVAPTPVARGDAPEAPASPEPVAGGGTVASPAEPVTPDTTLPPSSLPVVSGASHAPDDVNTRAMPVPVDSAPVSAQPEPRTSTRESPSALLSASPEPVAAFDRSPAAWMERLRTDEHRRARRETAALPEPVEDGSGIAPVAPPEPADNAAAAVSAPPAPVEDQGGKAPVARQTPLQESTPAVPSASPEPVAAFDRSPAAWMERLRTDEQRRRDQAVSASAGETTPTPPIVPAPDPAPEPPGVFAPGLPASRGTSEGPDVSAASEDTSSLASRGADVVTTTILTEVSAAPSPAQPEAWSAATKANVSPARQASSVAAPNAGAAPSVTPTPTVAPPSVSAASSIAPSKAGDAPQPADPAAAVVDAARAWVAQRMQECAAASTPQQPAPPPPAAPKSQPQSQAPIEMRVARPPRFVEERAPRPAPPDPAPVAETPQAMDQPPVETPAFDRSVEAWMERLRADEIRRRQKDAAAQAPGGVAEDPRSVDAPPLASVQPVGAIRSSSATETASGSEPRRPVPQPIRAPLPGGTALSGRATRFAPPVSAPARSTALSSARFSAPSAPSLSESNRRFLRAAVGVDPATVRVARGPEAARVAAAYRADAVTFGNDVALAPARGDETAEGLGLLAHELTHVARRRDPTAIPPIVRPPEQRPGLRPAPPGPSTDEEALARTVEAQMTQAARMRFAPPVMPAHTGASTAPPVQASEQVHPAPSSADAPDAPERARWGNLPAPWEPLPDWLAPPRPAVEAPPLPVVTVAPAPPALTAPQQAGAPIVRTAETTRALPAIRRAETTAPAQEASPAPDLDELARQVYAVLKRRLAVERRRSGW
- a CDS encoding phage tail protein, encoding MPTTEEAYPSYRFYVEIAGVPHAVFTEVSGLQVETEITEYEEGGNNDFVHRLPGRTKIGNITLKRGMTSSNELLQWFLKIARGSIDRRNVTVIMYDSAGKELFRWNFIEAYPIKWTGPQFTAASTEAAVETLELTHNGMTVG
- a CDS encoding phage tail protein, whose protein sequence is MTDKDPLISAWFGVDFGDGVVGAFRECTGLGSENEVVESKASGPDGKYIIKKIPGRMKWNNVTLKRGITDAMDMWKWRKMVEEGDIQGARRNGTITMFNTKGEPVARWKFVNAWPSKLTGPDANATNNEVAIETLEIVHEGYERVQ
- a CDS encoding phage tail sheath family protein, which gives rise to MPEYLSPGVYIEEVSSGPRPIEGVGTAMAAFVGFAAAGPVNQPVLVTSWTQYVEKFGRLDESGRRNPHMDGAYLSHAVYGYFLNGGGRCYVTRIPQQADGKAPPPPRLELPTRASKALTSLIVTPKSETASDIQVEIGPPVGENPPPEAFTVKISMGEVKEVYENVSFNKRPKDGTSYVVEKINSSSTLVQVAEGPATGSLADRVPEFGMSVIKPLAPIVPARVDATTFVGSAAERSGVEGLEIAEDVTMICAPDLMAAYQSGAITKEGVKAVQLAMIAHAERMQDRMVILDPLPGLTPQQVKQWRERDTNYDSKFAVLYYPWLKIMGPDGKTEMEIPPCGHIAGIWARNDNTRGVHKAPANEVVQGALGPAIAITKGEQDVLNPIGVNCIRSFTGMGLRVWGARTLSSDAAWRYVNVRRLFNYVEKSIERGTQWVVFEPNDPNLWARVKRDVEAFLTVCWRDGMLFGLTPREAFYVKCDEELNPPEVRDQGKLIIEVGLAPVKPAEFVIFRFSQFAGGGA
- a CDS encoding Pvc16 family protein; the encoded protein is MIADVHLAIRHMILNRGLIPADEVDVRFERPTKEWVSSLVRPTINLYLFDIDENVDLRQTNMPVMRGGGSASYRMPMRRFDLRYMVTVFATVAADEHLLIYRVLATLLRFPSLPPSSLAAAMAVIAGREGYVAEEARFMALAGAGERTTLRDLRSALASAEIGSAARAAMMALVDEPQVTTKIATAEESLRLLDVWNALEQAPRASLLYVVTVPVDLDIVIDSPLVLTRTLRVRQRTDAAASTELLRIGGTVRDHAGAPLSGVTVAIEGGAIETVTDSEGRYALSHIPLGEVTLRVTRPDGSVHIATFATPSDSYDILLD
- a CDS encoding eCIS core domain-containing protein yields the protein MSIRLSRTCQRAPSSLSKKTSDGHADRSAVSGRSGAVIDTMRGGAPLDREPRFGHDFSQVRIHADARAATVARSLDALAFTVGNDIAFAPGQYQPGSDEGRALLAHELTHTIQQTGGAVRVQRQTLPDLQGVGANLGLPETMQSPPSSGLQSGGRRMISYGSQGPDVADAQQLLNQHGAAPPLAVDGIFGPKTRQATIAFQKSRGLAPDGIIGPLTWGALESGAPGPQPPGPQPQPPGPQPQPVERWTNEDRLMVAAHIQPGVLTAHQASRIEPAVMALSDDEYTAFRALLQSAGSSMERAFLCKALAASRSLSDIADFAATIRGLSDNWLLRNLNVVDLNEADGVERGIIQQYGNSCGPTSVQVIRASADPIYALALRSAGPIEQASEHAVSAPDTIPNQMLAGEQKAILDTHAAAGTGNPATDRTQPTGGAWVEAEMNALSGATGVTYQTQIVGTQMTLDAALDVLRTNLAAGIFVPIVVGGSVGDTAHYVMAMAISGNRIQIHDVATGDTVWRTEQDFKASTLNLPSGHTMLTAIDVPSAVPTAQPQPATP